From Oryza brachyantha chromosome 9, ObraRS2, whole genome shotgun sequence, a single genomic window includes:
- the LOC102721580 gene encoding HSP-interacting protein-like isoform X2, which produces MESPPRGTETSELVPNDGESSSRNSQHNGEENPISEVSNDVLLIGQAIELKEDGTRLFQRRDYEEAAIKFGNAIKLLPKEHNDIAFLHCSAAACYMHMNPEDYEHAIDQCNLALEASPKYTNALLKRSRCFEALDRLDLACEDVQKVLSLEPNNITALELSESIRERMEETDILLEKQVVSPKEPNAILAKEKIRRKVSRKFRNSIVEEEVWEMIHEEDMQENEENIEEEKCNGNDHVQNDARLEENNTEQVQIKHNRDSDEKYREETRPNHGQCSRGASNDGQKLQHSSLNMEEMFVNLKHGQDKHQKHLKEIHVRSSHEQETHPFSSIDKRQKNIDQIQTNSHSLQEKHTEKFERYANGNREKPILGRHIGRGEDKQEKRSTTKPTHHGRDKHKKHITENHTDVNRRAMKSVKFVCGDDIRIVVIPENITLMQLMDIARYKYNPHLKSILLKFMDKEGDLVTITSSEELRWVEELDPQKPVRLYIKEVSPDREITRDLVMPTTSYNKFERNHHSMSECGSSRHGEEKNSFTDDWMVQFARLFKNHVGFDSDAYVDLRDLGMRLYYEAMEETITSEEAQEIFQAAEAKFQEMAALALYNWGNVHMSRAKKRLLLSEDSSQESILFQVKNAYEWACTEYVKAGKKFEEAVDVKPDFYEGLIALGQQQFEQAKLSWRYADACKIGMGTEVLELFNHAEDNMEKGIEMWEGIEYLRVKGLSKSKKEKMLLDKLGLNGHAKDFSADEAFEQASNMRSQLNISWGTILYERSVVEFKLGLSSWEESLTEAIEKFKTGGASLPDISVMIKNHCANEKTQEGKD; this is translated from the exons ATGGAGAGTCCACCAAGAGGGACAGAAACAAGTGAATTAGTGCCAAATGATGGAGAAAGCAGCTCAAGGAACAGCCAACACAACGGTGAGGAGAATCCCATTTCAGAGGTGAGTAACGATGTACTCCTCATAGGGCAAGCTATTGAATTGAAGGAAGATGGGACAAGGCTATTCCAGAGGAGGGACTATGAGGAGGCAGCCATCAAATTTGGCAATGCAATAAAGCTCCTTCCAAAGGAACACAATGATATTGCTTTTCTCCACTGCAGTGCTGCAGCGTGTTACATGCACATGAATCCTGAGGACTATGAACATGCAATTGATCAGTGTAATCTGGCATTGGAGGCATCACCAAAGTACACAAATGCATTATTGAAAAGGTCACGGTGTTTCGAAGCATTGGATAGGCTTGATCTCGCTTGTGAGGACGTACAGAAGGTGCTGAGCTTAGAACCAAACAATATAACTGCATTGGAGCTATCAGAGAGTATCAGGGAGCGGATGGAGGAGACAGACATTTTGTTGGAGAAACAAGTTGTTTCACCTAAGGAGCCTAATGCCATTTTAGCAAAAGAGAAGATCAGAAGGAAGGTATCCCGCAAATTTAGAAACTCCATAGTTGAGGAAGAGGTGTGGGAAATGATTCATGAAGAGGACATGCAAGAGAATGAAGAAAATATTGAGGAAGAAAAATGCAATGGGAATGACCATGTGCAGAATGATGCAAGGCTGGAAGAAAACAACACTGAGCAGGTGCAGATAAAACATAATCGGGATAGCGATGAAAAGTACAGAGAAGAGACCAGGCCGAATCATGGACAGTGCAGTCGAGGAGCGAGCAATGATGGGCAGAAATTGCAGCACTCTTCACTGAATATGGAAGAGATGTTTGTCAATCTCAAGCATGGTCAAGACAAGCATCAGAAACATCTTAAAGAGATCCATGTTAGAAGCAGTCATGAGCAGGAAACCCATCCATTCAGTAGTATCGACAAACGTCAAAAGAATATTGATCAGATACAAACCAATAGTCACAGCTTGCAAGAAAAGCACACAGAGAAGTTTGAAAGGTATGCAAATGGCAACCGAGAAAAACCTATTTTAGGCAGGCATATTGGTCGTGGTGAGGATAAGCAGGAAAAACGGTCGACAACCAAACCAACACACCATGGCAGAGACAAGCACAAAAAGCATATCACAGAGAATCACACAGATGTTAACAGAAGAGCAATGAAGAGCGTAAAGTTTGTTTGTGGAGATGACATACGGATTGTTGTAATTCCAGAAAATATTACTCTAATGCAGTTGATGGACATAGCTCGCTATAAGTACAATCCTCACCTGAAATCCATACTTCTTAAATTTATGGACAAAGAGGGTGACCTGGTGACAATTACCTCAAGTGAAGAACTACGATGGGTCGAAGAACTAGATCCACAGAAGCCTGTCCGGTTGTATATAAAGGAGGTAAGTCCTGATCGTGAAATCACTAGGGATCTTGTCATGCCTACTACTTCCTACAATAAGTTCGAAAGAAATCACCATTCCATGTCTGAATGTGGAAGTTCTAGGCatggtgaagaaaaaaattctttcacGGATGACTGGATGGTACAATTTGCCCGTCTATTCAAGAATCATGTTGGTTTTGATTCTGATGCATATGTGGATCTACGCGACCTCGGTATGAGGCTCTACTACGAAGCCATGGAAGAAACCATCACAAGTGAAGAAGCCCAGGAGATATTTCAAGCCGCAGAGGCAAAATTTCAGGAAATGGCAGCTTTAGCATTGTACAATTGGGGCAATGTTCACATGTCTCGTGCAAAGAAGCGGTTACTTTTATCTGAAGATTCTTCACAAGAATCAATACTTTTTCAGGTAAAAAATGCATATGAGTGGGCATGCACTGAATATGTCAAAGCTGGGAAAAAGTTTGAAGAGGCAGTGGATGTAAAACCAGACTTTTATGAAGGTCTCATTGCTCTTGGACAGCAACAGTTTGAGCAAGCAAAGCTTTCATGGCGTTATGCAGATGCATGCAAAATAGGCATGGGAACTGAAGTCCTAGAACTATTCAACCATGCTGAGGACAATATGGAAAAGGGAATTGAAATGTGGGAAGGAATAGAATATTTGCGTGTAAAAGGACTATCTAAAtcaaaaaaggagaaaatgtTACTGGATAAATTGGGCTTGAATGGACATGCAAAAGATTTTTCAGCAGATGAAGCATTTGAACAAGCTTCAAATATGCGATCTCAGCTGAACATTTCATGGGGTACCATTCTTTATGAGCGTTCAGTAGTGGAATTCAAGTTAGGACTATCGAGCTGGGAGGAAAGCCTTACTGAAGCAATCGAAAAATTTAAGACTGGTGGAGCATCTCTACCTGATATAAGTGTAATGATAAAGAACCATTGTGCAAATGAGAAAACACAGGAAGGTAAG GATTGA
- the LOC102721580 gene encoding HSP-interacting protein-like isoform X1, with protein MESPPRGTETSELVPNDGESSSRNSQHNGEENPISEVSNDVLLIGQAIELKEDGTRLFQRRDYEEAAIKFGNAIKLLPKEHNDIAFLHCSAAACYMHMNPEDYEHAIDQCNLALEASPKYTNALLKRSRCFEALDRLDLACEDVQKVLSLEPNNITALELSESIRERMEETDILLEKQVVSPKEPNAILAKEKIRRKVSRKFRNSIVEEEVWEMIHEEDMQENEENIEEEKCNGNDHVQNDARLEENNTEQVQIKHNRDSDEKYREETRPNHGQCSRGASNDGQKLQHSSLNMEEMFVNLKHGQDKHQKHLKEIHVRSSHEQETHPFSSIDKRQKNIDQIQTNSHSLQEKHTEKFERYANGNREKPILGRHIGRGEDKQEKRSTTKPTHHGRDKHKKHITENHTDVNRRAMKSVKFVCGDDIRIVVIPENITLMQLMDIARYKYNPHLKSILLKFMDKEGDLVTITSSEELRWVEELDPQKPVRLYIKEVSPDREITRDLVMPTTSYNKFERNHHSMSECGSSRHGEEKNSFTDDWMVQFARLFKNHVGFDSDAYVDLRDLGMRLYYEAMEETITSEEAQEIFQAAEAKFQEMAALALYNWGNVHMSRAKKRLLLSEDSSQESILFQVKNAYEWACTEYVKAGKKFEEAVDVKPDFYEGLIALGQQQFEQAKLSWRYADACKIGMGTEVLELFNHAEDNMEKGIEMWEGIEYLRVKGLSKSKKEKMLLDKLGLNGHAKDFSADEAFEQASNMRSQLNISWGTILYERSVVEFKLGLSSWEESLTEAIEKFKTGGASLPDISVMIKNHCANEKTQEGLSFKIDEIVQAWNEMYDAKKLKNGGSSFRLEPLFRRRPSKLHNILEHIHYT; from the exons ATGGAGAGTCCACCAAGAGGGACAGAAACAAGTGAATTAGTGCCAAATGATGGAGAAAGCAGCTCAAGGAACAGCCAACACAACGGTGAGGAGAATCCCATTTCAGAGGTGAGTAACGATGTACTCCTCATAGGGCAAGCTATTGAATTGAAGGAAGATGGGACAAGGCTATTCCAGAGGAGGGACTATGAGGAGGCAGCCATCAAATTTGGCAATGCAATAAAGCTCCTTCCAAAGGAACACAATGATATTGCTTTTCTCCACTGCAGTGCTGCAGCGTGTTACATGCACATGAATCCTGAGGACTATGAACATGCAATTGATCAGTGTAATCTGGCATTGGAGGCATCACCAAAGTACACAAATGCATTATTGAAAAGGTCACGGTGTTTCGAAGCATTGGATAGGCTTGATCTCGCTTGTGAGGACGTACAGAAGGTGCTGAGCTTAGAACCAAACAATATAACTGCATTGGAGCTATCAGAGAGTATCAGGGAGCGGATGGAGGAGACAGACATTTTGTTGGAGAAACAAGTTGTTTCACCTAAGGAGCCTAATGCCATTTTAGCAAAAGAGAAGATCAGAAGGAAGGTATCCCGCAAATTTAGAAACTCCATAGTTGAGGAAGAGGTGTGGGAAATGATTCATGAAGAGGACATGCAAGAGAATGAAGAAAATATTGAGGAAGAAAAATGCAATGGGAATGACCATGTGCAGAATGATGCAAGGCTGGAAGAAAACAACACTGAGCAGGTGCAGATAAAACATAATCGGGATAGCGATGAAAAGTACAGAGAAGAGACCAGGCCGAATCATGGACAGTGCAGTCGAGGAGCGAGCAATGATGGGCAGAAATTGCAGCACTCTTCACTGAATATGGAAGAGATGTTTGTCAATCTCAAGCATGGTCAAGACAAGCATCAGAAACATCTTAAAGAGATCCATGTTAGAAGCAGTCATGAGCAGGAAACCCATCCATTCAGTAGTATCGACAAACGTCAAAAGAATATTGATCAGATACAAACCAATAGTCACAGCTTGCAAGAAAAGCACACAGAGAAGTTTGAAAGGTATGCAAATGGCAACCGAGAAAAACCTATTTTAGGCAGGCATATTGGTCGTGGTGAGGATAAGCAGGAAAAACGGTCGACAACCAAACCAACACACCATGGCAGAGACAAGCACAAAAAGCATATCACAGAGAATCACACAGATGTTAACAGAAGAGCAATGAAGAGCGTAAAGTTTGTTTGTGGAGATGACATACGGATTGTTGTAATTCCAGAAAATATTACTCTAATGCAGTTGATGGACATAGCTCGCTATAAGTACAATCCTCACCTGAAATCCATACTTCTTAAATTTATGGACAAAGAGGGTGACCTGGTGACAATTACCTCAAGTGAAGAACTACGATGGGTCGAAGAACTAGATCCACAGAAGCCTGTCCGGTTGTATATAAAGGAGGTAAGTCCTGATCGTGAAATCACTAGGGATCTTGTCATGCCTACTACTTCCTACAATAAGTTCGAAAGAAATCACCATTCCATGTCTGAATGTGGAAGTTCTAGGCatggtgaagaaaaaaattctttcacGGATGACTGGATGGTACAATTTGCCCGTCTATTCAAGAATCATGTTGGTTTTGATTCTGATGCATATGTGGATCTACGCGACCTCGGTATGAGGCTCTACTACGAAGCCATGGAAGAAACCATCACAAGTGAAGAAGCCCAGGAGATATTTCAAGCCGCAGAGGCAAAATTTCAGGAAATGGCAGCTTTAGCATTGTACAATTGGGGCAATGTTCACATGTCTCGTGCAAAGAAGCGGTTACTTTTATCTGAAGATTCTTCACAAGAATCAATACTTTTTCAGGTAAAAAATGCATATGAGTGGGCATGCACTGAATATGTCAAAGCTGGGAAAAAGTTTGAAGAGGCAGTGGATGTAAAACCAGACTTTTATGAAGGTCTCATTGCTCTTGGACAGCAACAGTTTGAGCAAGCAAAGCTTTCATGGCGTTATGCAGATGCATGCAAAATAGGCATGGGAACTGAAGTCCTAGAACTATTCAACCATGCTGAGGACAATATGGAAAAGGGAATTGAAATGTGGGAAGGAATAGAATATTTGCGTGTAAAAGGACTATCTAAAtcaaaaaaggagaaaatgtTACTGGATAAATTGGGCTTGAATGGACATGCAAAAGATTTTTCAGCAGATGAAGCATTTGAACAAGCTTCAAATATGCGATCTCAGCTGAACATTTCATGGGGTACCATTCTTTATGAGCGTTCAGTAGTGGAATTCAAGTTAGGACTATCGAGCTGGGAGGAAAGCCTTACTGAAGCAATCGAAAAATTTAAGACTGGTGGAGCATCTCTACCTGATATAAGTGTAATGATAAAGAACCATTGTGCAAATGAGAAAACACAGGAAG GATTGAGCTTCAAGATTGACGAGATAGTTCAAGCATGGAATGAAATGTATGATGctaaaaagctaaaaaatggTGGCTCTTCTTTCCGTCTAGAACCTTTATTTCGAAGAAGGCCTTCAAAGCTGCATAATATATTAGAGCACATACACTACACATGA